One window of Watersipora subatra chromosome 3, tzWatSuba1.1, whole genome shotgun sequence genomic DNA carries:
- the LOC137390522 gene encoding trophinin-like, with amino-acid sequence MELLIRYTESVDCGQVTVQSADYGQVTVQSVDYGQVNVQSVDYGQATVKSVDYGQVTVQSVDYGQVTVQSVDYGQVNVQSVDYGQVTVQSVDYGQVTVQSVDYGQVTVQSVDYGQVNVQSVDYGQATVKSVDYGQVNVQSVDYGQATVQSVDYGQVNVQSVDYGQVTVQSVDYGQVNVQSVDYGQATVKSVDYGQVNVQSVDYGQATVQSVDYGQVNVQSVDYGQVTVQSVDYGQVTVQSVDYGQVNVQSVDYGQVTVQSVDYGQVTVQSVDYGQVTVQSVDYGQATVQSVDYGQATVQSVDYGQATVQSVDYGQATIQSVDYGQVTVQSVDYGQATVQSVDYGQATVQSFDYGQVTVQSVDYGQVNVQ; translated from the coding sequence ATGGAGTTGCTCATAAGATATACTGAATCTGTTGATTGTGGCCAGGTTACTGTACAATCTGCTGATTATGGCCAAGTTACTGTACAATCTGTTGATTATGGTCAGGTTAATGTACAATCTGTTGATTATGGCCAGGCTACTGTAAAATCTGTTGATTATGGCCAGGTTACTGTACAATCTGTTGATTATGGCCAGGTTACTGTACAATCTGTTGATTATGGCCAGGTTAATGTACAATCTGTTGATTATGGCCAGGTTACTGTACAATCTGTTGATTATGGCCAGGTTACTGTACAATCTGTTGATTATGGCCAGGTTACTGTACAATCTGTTGATTATGGTCAGGTTAATGTACAATCTGTTGATTATGGCCAGGCTACTGTAAAATCTGTTGATTATGGCCAGGTTAATGTACAATCTGTTGATTATGGCCAGGCTACTGTACAATCTGTTGATTATGGCCAGGTTAATGTACAATCTGTTGATTATGGTCAGGTTACTGTACAATCTGTTGATTATGGTCAGGTTAATGTACAATCTGTTGATTATGGCCAGGCTACTGTAAAATCTGTTGATTATGGCCAGGTTAATGTACAATCTGTTGATTATGGCCAGGCTACTGTACAATCTGTTGATTATGGCCAGGTTAATGTACAATCTGTTGATTATGGTCAGGTTACTGTACAATCTGTTGATTATGGCCAGGTTACTGTACAATCTGTTGATTATGGTCAGGTTAATGTACAATCTGTTGATTATGGCCAGGTTACTGTACAATCTGTTGATTATGGCCAGGTTACTGTACAATCTGTTGATTATGGCCAGGTTACTGTACAATCTGTTGATTATGGCCAGGCTACTGTACAATCTGTTGATTATGGCCAGGCTACTGTACAATCTGTTGATTATGGCCAGGCTACTGTACAATCTGTTGATTATGGCCAGGCTACTATACAATCTGTTGATTATGGCCAGGTTACTGTACAATCTGTTGATTATGGCCAGGCTACTGTACAATCTGTTGATTATGGCCAGGCTACTGTACAATCTTTTGATTATGGCCAGGTTACTGTACAATCTGTTGATTATGGCCAGGTTAATGTACAATGA